The DNA window CGTTCTGATGACGTCTCTGATGAGTTCCATCGTCTTCTGACGGTACTATCTGATCTTGGTCGTCTTGAATTATCTGAAATTTCTCCCCTTGCAAATGCTCCTCAAGGATTCATGACTTGCCCAGTGCCGGGAAGCAACTCTTACTTGTCGTTGAAAGTTGAGGTGAAAATTGTCCTCATGATTGGAGCGCAAACttcatatataatattatgCGTGTTGTGTTGTATGACGCCTTTCCTACCACAGGATTCTCAGCGACCTGAATTCCTTCATAGGCTAGAGAGGATGATGAAGAAGTCTGAGGAACGGCGGACACAGTTCTTGAGAAAGGCggaaaaatacgaagaaatTGTCTCCAGAGAtaggaaggaaggaaaagtGAGAATGTTTCAGTGGTACCAAAATGTACGTATGCatacgtatagtcgggtcaaagcgtcATGAAGcatagtgcagttgcgtaagcgattctTTTGTAGCagtgcggcggagcgtaggagcgtagcggtcggaatcgaggtgggtCCCGCGAACTGCAGTAATGAACGGTGGACGGCGGTAGCAGGGGTCCTCtgtcgatcctaaccgctaagctccaccgcttcgagcgcgaccgcttacgcaactgcaccgtgtttcatgtcgttttgacccgactattcACTGGGTGTAACGAAAATAGGAAGCACACCATAAGGCATATGATATGGCGTTTCTTCTAACGCCGCCATATAATCTATTACAAATGTTATGCTCTAAACAGTTCTTTCAAGGTAAAAATTCATGTGATCGAAAAGAACGAACGAAAGGCTCAACATGCGCGCGGAGTTGCTACTAGCGCAGCGGGAGAAGCGAAACGCCTTCGAAATCTACTCAGAGAAATGGCTTCATGATTAAAATTCACAAATCGGGTTGTCTATTAGTTCATTATGTTCATCttttatgttttcaaataCTGTGCTTATGATGGTACATTGACCTAGTGCTTTGAGTTCATGACTATGCTCAATCCCTATTCTTATTAGTGATTTCccgtttcttcttgttcttgtttcttctttatctttatttattttaaacgCGTATCTTCCTTACTAAAATTGCATTGTCAGTCTttcaaattaatgaaaattagtATTTCATACTATTAAGTTTTTGTCAGATCTGGTTCTCCGCAACTTGCTGCCGATGTTTTAAGAAAGGATTTTCTGTGAAAGGAGGTGTTTAAGATGGATCTAAAGAATCTTTTTAGAAAAGGTCACCAGTTTGAGGGAGTTATCCAAAGTGACTAACTGATTGGAATTATCAATTAATCACAATGATTTTGCTTCAAGATGACCTTGAGCGCTGATTTTCAGATTTATAATAATTCTGCTGATATCACTGAACATGCATTATGTAACTCAGCGGTGGAAGTTCAGATAAGCAGAATACCGAGTTAGCAGATCTTTTGTTTACCTAAAAAGATGGAGGTTCTCATATCCGCACCTTCTTTAGGAGATGTTTCGAGGcatcttcttgttttcaaaatcatttctttGATTCTTATGAAGAAGATTTAAGTACGGCGATAAGTGAGAGTGCAACAGTAATTGCAGACATGCCTACACTAGTGAGTGAGTGCGTACAGAAAAACTGCAGGCAACACTAGAAAGAAGAGGGAGTGTGGGGTGGTGGGAGCGTTAACATAACGAAAAGCGTACCAAAACAGGAGCAATcagttaaaaaagaagagcttTTCCATCATCTACGTGCTACATGATTTTATGGTCCGACTGTTTACATATTTCTGTGTTTGTGTCGCTGCTGATCATGGCACTGCCATCCTCGATCTTCGTCGAGGGCTTGCTCAAAATCAGTTTGCCGGGCATTGAAAAGTTATACACGGTTTATAGTGTGTGGTGTTCTAATGAGGAGGAGGTTACACATGGGCTCGCAGCCATATGCAACTTGTGTGGTTATTTCTTGGAACtgtgaagatttcttttcttaggaCGGTGTGAATATACCGTATTTTCGGGACTGATTTGGGACTGTTCCCGGCAAAGTTTACACTGTCTTCTTTTATTAGAAGTTTTGTTGTGGTTTGCTGGTAAGTTGCATCTCAATGCATTTCAGTTACTAATGTCTCTGTTTAATTTGGCgtcattgttttcttccaaGTCAGAATTCAGAACTTGTTGAGTGATTGTCTTAGATAAATGGATAACATAGACGGCTCTGAGTGGATGGTGGTGATAGCCATGTTGATACATCTCCTCTTGGCTCCGGGCACTAAAGTCGAAGAGAGTTTCAACGTACAAGCAACTCATGACTTGATCTACCATGCCTACAACTTAACAGCCGTAAGCTCGAAACTGTTTCAAAATCTCTGAAGTGACACAAAGAGTAATGCACTGCATTAGGAAATTTTCCAGTACGACCACAACGACTTCCCTGGAGTAGTGCCGAGAACATTCGTTGGACCAATCTACCTCGCAATTTTTGCTCTCCCGATGCGTCTTGTATTGCATTTGTCGAACGCTCCTAAGTTCTGGATGCTCTTCTTTGGTATGAGTATGTACTGCTTAGTACACGATGACCGTTTTGAGCGTTTTAGTGCGCTTTGTACTCGGGATGACAAACGTGATGGCTTTCTTGAACTTCGCCAGAGCAGTCCGTAAGCATTTCGGAGCAGAAACAGCAACGTTTTTAAGGTAAGTGATTTTCATGCAAGTTTCTTTAAGCCTCTGTGGGAAGCACTTTCTGGTCAGTGGAAAAGGTCGCAATTATCTCATCACTTTGGCACTGTTGCTCATTTTGTCGGAAAGGGTTGCACTATGAAGAGCTGTTTTTAGTATGTCGCTGTTTTCTGTGCAACCTTGAGTTTAGAGCCAACCATTTGTGCCTCTTTGTTATGCCCAACTTCACTTGCGAACGCCTAGAAGCTGGGTCACTCTGAAAGTGACCTCACACAACatagaatgaaattttcatttttcatgtttctaaATTTCCAgtgatgtttctttttaattaatttaatttttaattttgttttctttaattgttTCCAGTCATGTGGTATTTGAAGCGTTATGATCGACAATTTAATCTTCGAGTTGCAGTGTAGCTGCATTTTTGCAGTCTTCCTTAAGAGGAACGTTACGTTACGTTTTACGTTCTGTATTCTGGTTGCAATGTTTTCACTATGCAAACAAATGTTAtatctttttattgatttgcttgaccTGTAACTAacattggtattgatcgttcTTCATTAACATCGGGTGGTGCTTATATCATTTGCTAAACGGATTTTATATTAGTTTGGAAAATCTCATGTAATCTCACGGCAGAATTCTTGATGAGAATTCTGGAATCAGTCTTCTCAGCAGAATAATAGGTGCCTAGATATcaactgtttttatttttttctgaaccgATCAAGATAGTGGTTCGTGGACACAATTATCTTTGCGAGTCGGTATTATGGAATACATTCAATTCTGACTTCTGCCATAGTAATCACTGATGAGTTAACTTAACGTTAAACATAATAGTTTTTGTTCCGCAAAGtgcagtagggtcaaaacgacatggcgGACAGTGcaattgtgtaagcggctgcgctcgaagcggtgcggaagCGTAGCAGTTAGAATCTACGGAGGACACTTACTGACATCATTCCTTGCTGtagatggtcccacctcgatcccgaCCTctttctccaccgcaccgctacAAACGCAGCCACTTGCGCAagtgcaccgtgtttcatgtcgttttgaccctaccatatttcatatttagtATTAAGTGTTAAAGTTCTTAGTGAACTCGTTAAGTATCTCCAGTCTGTTAGACTTACACAGTTCATTATCATCTAGTTTTGCTGCAATTTATCATGCTCTATTTCCTTTAGATTTTGTTCTAATCACTGTacaagtttttcattttagcGCTGTCCCCATTATGCCTATCACACATTGAAACAAGAGGTTAATTACTATTCATAAACTATGTCTTCTTCTCAATTGGTAGTCGTTAACAAGGTTCTACCAAGCTTGAGCAGAAAGTaggcaaaaataaataagtaaagtcGATAGCTTCAAGCGAAATGATGTCAGATTTTAAAACTTaagttatagtagggtcaaaacgacatgaagcacgtacacaattgcgtacgcggcttctctcgaggcacTTTGGtgggcgtagcggttaggagtgTGGTGAagcccttgctggcaccactcatcgctccagttcgcgatgatccccctcggttccaactgctgcctctaccgcgccgtttcgagcgcgtacgcaaatgcaccgcagctacactcgtgatttatgtcgttttcacccgactatagctAGCTTACACAGCTTCGAGAGCAGAATTGAGTTTAATTCTGTAAAGCCGACGGAGGACCAATGCTTGGACGTAGGAAATGACTTGTAATCTGTGTCTTGTCTCAAAGTCTGCGCGAAGTTTAGTAGAAATCAGTCAATTCGCTGAGATTTATGTTAGGAACATAAGTGAGTACTCACATGCAGATAGATTTTCATTCTTATGTGAATAGTGTAGGTAAATTGAGAGTTGAAAGGTCCTAGAAGAAATTCATTCACACACTTCGTAGCAGTGTATCTCCCATCTATCCTCACTGTTTCTGGCAACGAATGACTTATTGAACTTTTGTTAAATATAGCTTGTATGCAGAGCACCACGGTTTATCTTCTAGTCAATCTGTGAATATTTCAATCCTTCTTATGCTCGATTTCTTGGGATTATGTTTTAAAACACCAAAATCTACTAGCAACACTTTCTGTCTCTATTTTGCATCTGtcgctttcttctttctctcttttatttCGTAAATTGGATCATTAGGAAACTTCGTGAACTCTATGTTTACCTCATTTTACAAGAAAGTGTGATTCTAATGTTCGTTCAAAGAAGATATTTGCTTATCTCCCACCTCTAGTCTTTTCCCGTCACTTCTTTTACTTTCACAGCCATATCGAAACACAAACTCATTCATCGTTAGCCATTCGCTTAAACATGTATAACCATTTTCGTCATCTTAACGTCATTTGCAATGTTCCTAAAAGCTTAAGTGCTTCTGTGGTGGTACTCAATGAAACCATTTTACCGGTTCTACATAGAAATATGCTAGTTTTCTGTGCATATTCACATAGGCTCATACTTTCTATATTTCGTTAATACTTTTTGACGGCTCTCACTTGTGTGCAGTAATCACTGCCGTTCGCGAAAATTCATGATCTGTCCAGCTAGAACAACCCTTGACACCACTATGTTATGGAGAAAAGTGGTGATGACATTGTTCCGTAGATTTCATCTATTTTCACATGAATTAAAGCGGTTCTCATCCAGAGCACAGGTGTCAATAACCTCAGTATAAGCAACGCAGATGATGCTTTCTCATGAGGTAATTTGTTAGCTATTGACAGTTTTTAATTACTTGCAGTTGCTAGCCCCTCAGCAGTCTTTAGTTCCTGTTATTCCTTCTCCAATCAGCTAAACATTTCACATTCATCGCATCCTTTTCTCTACTATGCAGACCGATATTTAGTTAACAGATAAACACATAAATAGCCATCGTTTGATGtcttttagtttagtttttaatcatttttaaattcttttttcctagttgCTCACTGTGAGccatttgaaataattattaCTGTAAGTCTCTTCAACAaaattatcttatttattGATGAGAAGAACTATCTCCAGTGCACAGAATGCTCAtacatatttttgtaattGTCAGCTTCTATCATCTATTGAAGTCACATCTCCATCTGATGATATCGGACGAattaattatgttttttttttgaaatcttttgttCTGTTCTATAGATCAGTACTGATGTATTTCATTGTGTCTTTATTGCTACAATTATATACTTTAGGATTATCGTCGCGTCTCAGTTTCACATGCTTTTCTATGCTTCTCGTCCGCTTCCGAATACATTTGCTTTTATATTAGGTCAGTGATCTTGTAGAACTGGTTGATTCACTATGCAGGCCTTCTTGCTGATCAACATAAActgctttatttttgaacttaAAACATGTTTGCAGAAATATTATATCACTGTAGCGTGGATATTTGTGTGTATGTTCACATGTGAGCAAAATTGGGAATGCTCATTTGTGTACAAGTCGAAAACTGTTTGATTGGGGCGTGGGCATCAAGAAGTTAAACAACTGCCTCCTGAGTGATGTAGGATGATGGGAAGACTAATTTTGATTGaaccaaagaaaatgaatgccatgaagaaaatgaaatgcaaTGCTATTGGTGCAATCAAACATGAGAAATGGGTATAGATGGTCCAAAGAACTTAGGTTCAATAACTAAAACATCCGGTAGGAGTACCGCAGGCTTCTGATTCATCACGGTATCAAATAAGGACTACGGGTCCTAATCGGCTCTGTGACGGAACTCTGATGTTAAAGGCATATCACAAAGCTGACGATGCTGGGTCTTTGTGGGCTAATATGTAGCTCGGGGTTAAGATTACGAATGTGAGCGTGGCTTTGTTCATTTTCCTCTAATCCTACTGGAAAACGGGGGGAACGTTCGTCTCTACGAGTTACTTTCGAACACGCCACCATTGTACATACTCTGGTTCCTTCAgtattctcttcaattttctctaCTTGATTCGCTCAGGATACCTCACTCGACTGCTCTCTCGTGGATACGGGAAACCAGTGCGTTTAGAACCATGTAGTGATTGTGAACGGagcttgtttttttatgcGTGAGAGTTCCGTAATGCCCATTCAAAGTTTAGAAGGTAATGGTTTGatcaaataattcttttctCGTTGTTAAAAAAGCACTCAAGATAGCTCAGATGCTGCTACGCGCTAGCCCGCGATTTCtatttcatgtctttttggaGTTGGAGAGTTGCTGGCAACGCCTCACGGAATGGAAATGATTATTTCGCGGATGTTACCCACTAAGAATGCAGTTGCAAGAGGATAATGTAGAAATGACAGGAGAACACAATCATCATCTGTCTGTTTCCATGCACTAACAGAGGAGACAAAGGAACTGATGTTTGTAGTTGTAAATTTTCTGCCGAGTTAATATATCGGTGGTTACATGATTGAGATCAATTGATTGGCACAGATATCCGAATAGCGATGTTTCCGTGATTAGTTGCTTCCGGATGAAGGCGTAGAGAGCTAGTGAGGCAGATGCTTTGTTGGCATTCGGCATTCCTTACGTTTCACTGTTCTTCCAACCTCTTACCCGGATACCTGCGCAAACACTCTTTGGCCGTGCATTATTGGGCCAGTGTGGGAAGGAGCTTGTCAGAGGAATACTGTCTCTCCTTCTAAGAGGTTTTCAGTATAACTAAAACCAGATCCGTTTACTCACTTGCCCAAGTCAGGTCTTCTTGACCCGACTCCCAACTGTATGCACCTATTTGCTTAGAAAATATTAGTTGCTTCGGCCTTTTACAGAAAGGGACTGGTGAAGACAGCTCATTCCTTGCTTCAGTAGCTCTTGACAGGGATGAATCTAATGTTTTTGTAAAGCCTTACGGATATGCCGTGTTTGAATACCTTAGGGAGAACTGGAAATGCAAATGATACTACAAGTAGAATTAAAGTGTTGTAGATGGAATAAAGAAGTGTACAGGCTAGATGTGGTCCCTCCTGCTCGTACACCCGCAGTTCGACCCCTTTTCtctaaaagttttaaaagttAGGGAACAAAGCAAGGACAAGCTTGGAATTAAAGGAAGTCAAAACGCAGTTGCCAATTTCTTgtaattttcaaatagttGTACTACCATTTTCTTGCCGTGGAGCACTGATGATTGCCAATTTTGTGGCACAATTGTACACTCAAACTCTTTATGGACAGAACATCTTGAGTACTGAGAAAACATAGCGAGAGGAAATAAGAGAGAAATGAATCACACTTGTTGCGCTAATCATAATGTAACTTATTTCCACTTAAATTAAATTACCACTAGCCTTAGCCACTTAAATTGTGAAAAGAGGTTTGCGTCATTTTAAGTGTTGACAGTTTTCCAAAGATGTTTGGAGAATCGTTATGAGAGTGCGGTCCGTTGGGCGACTACTGCTGTTGTGCTCTTCAGGTGGGTAGACTTAGGGATTCTGTTCGTAGAGAAAGCTTGCAGTATCATTCAGGTGTGAACTGGTTCTGCTTTTCGCTCCCATATTTCTCCCTGTCATTCTACGTGGTCGACTTCCTCTTTTTGGTTGGGACGGCGCACTTGCTATTGGTATCAAAACGGCGGCAAAAGTgctaggttttttcttttaaaatgtatATCGTTAGTAATTGTGCGTATCCAAAAACCTTTAATTCAGCTGTGACTATTCCTGTTGATTCGTTGTTTTGGAGACGTATTATTTATCCCGAGTTTGAAGTAGCAGTCTtcaatattttggaaaatagAAGTCACGAGTATGGTGTAGGTTTCGTACACACATTCTATTTCCCAacttaaatttgaaaagttaaCGATTGCGATATTCGCAGATGTACTTCTGCATCCAGAAATGTTCATTAACGCTtggtttattgttgttttccaGGTATCACCATTTCTGTGgtatttttattcatctctGCCGCGGGGTTTGCTGGCTAGTCTTCCTCTCGCAATCCTTGGAGTACTCCTGGATCGAAGGATTCAGCATATGATTCTTTCAGTTTTGGTTTTCATCTTTCTATATAGCTTTTTGCCTCATAAAGAACTCAGGTAAACTTGTACATGATATTTTGTCTGAAATATGCAGTGATAGTTTTGCCCTAGGTTCGTGATGTATTCATTCCCAGTGATCGATCTTTCAGCTGCCGTGTTTTGTGCTCGAATGTGAGTTTTCTACGCTTGTAATTAATTGGACGCTTCTAAATTGCATCCGACTGACTTCTAATAGTACCTTGTAACACAGGCGAGGTCTccaggtcttttttttcgcgcgAGGTTTTCCTTCGCAACATCAAGTCCACGGACTACGTACCTAATTTACCGCGAAAATCGCGGCGGAGCTGCCCACTTCCACAGACCGCTGATTTGCATGTTTCAGTGTGATCTGTTCTGTGGTTTTGACAGTTGACAGGCAGTTGTTTTGACAGATGCAACTGCCACCATCCAAATAGGAAATTTCATCGTGCATTACTCTTCTGCGAGTGCAAACGTGCTACATTTGTTGGAAAAGTGCAGCTTACAAACACCACCTAGGGCTTGTAATAGAAGATGATCGGTGTGTGTCCATTTCAGTGCATTAAGCTTTGTAATATGCAGTGGAGAAATCATTTTGTGGTTTATTGGCTTCACGCTGTGAGTTTAGGAGTTTCCTTGGTCTGCGCTGACATCTAGTACTTCTATACTGCTACATTGTTGTGTTCATACTGTCGTAACTTCTATTCTTTGACCACTGCCTTAGAAAGCAGCAACAATTCCTAAATCAATTATGGAACCAGGTCATAAAGGGCTAAATATTACCCAGTGAAGCAAGTCTACGTACGAATAATGAATTCCATTTAACGCACTTTCATTCCGTCAACCCTTTAGGTGTAACAAGTTGGAGAACTGACTTCTCCGTTAcgtataaacaaataagtgacaagaaataaattcaaatcaaGACGTATAAaacatatgtatgtaaataCTCTTGGGATCGTTGATTTTTGCATTCGTAGGGAGTTTGTAGTTTGCTTTGTCGTTGTTGTACTGGCAAACTACACTTCTATTCCTATCCAATGCTGTAACGAATTCGAGGTTCTAATTTTTCACTGCCTCCAAAGAAAGATTCTGCGTATAAATCGGCAGAACCAAACGTACATTCTCacgaattcaaaatttttctgtttcttgtgCTTCTCTACTTTACATTGATAACAAAATGGCTGCCGCATCTGCTAGGTATATCAACCGTGAGAAATCATTCAATCGCCGTTTGCTTTACTTTGGCTGTTGCCTCCATATTATTGCCAATTTACTGGGAACAGCCGCTCTCCTCTACGCTGGTTCTAGGAATTATCCCGGAGGAGATGCAATCACCCACTTGCAGGTAATGTTGTAGTTTTTCTTGAACTCTTGTAAGGCAAAAGGTTTGGTTTTGTAGTGGACTCAACGCGTCGATGCTAACAAGCCGGTATCTGTCTACATTGATAATGCTTGCGCTCAAACAGGTGTGAGCCGTTTTGTGCAGCTCTACGATGCGTGGGAGTACGTCCTTTTTTGAacactatttctatttctgatACTACAAACTGCTCAAATGCCTGTCGTAGGCATTGATTTCACTACGCTGCGTTTGCAAAAGCGTAATTATCTCTTGTTAGATGTCGCATGCATATGTAAGGCACATCTCAGTTGATTCTTGTGTGAGAGCAGACAATCGACACCATACAAAAGTTGAATGTGCAGCAACGATTCCTACTGTTTTGTTTTACGGCTCTAACGGAACGAATCAAAATCAGAGTGGCGTTTCATCCTCAGCAGAGAGGGATTTTTACGAAACCTGCTTAGAAATTTGCGTTTTCATGACTGGTCATTCTTGCatggagaaaaataagaagctGTGGAATATATTGAATCTAGTCTTGTGTGTCGCGTAATTGTAACGCAACAAAAACCTGCAACGGAAAAGAAACGACAAAAACCAAAGCtaaatgaattcaaaaattcgaatgTCACTCATTGTCACACATTGAACATTAATAGGTACAACAAGACCGAGACATTAACACCTGCTGATATGGAAAGGTTCGACTTTCTGATGATTGGTACGTATTCCGGAAATCTGAAGGAAATTGTCATGACAAACTACACTACTCATCATAGAGTGATGTTCGCTGTTCCGGCTTTTCATCGGTTCACACTTAAGTACGTTTTAATAGAAGTTCAAAGCTAAATCTTCATTTGAATGGTTCTACGAAGAGATAAATCATATACGACAcgtactttttttcaggaaaacttCTTCATTCCCATTCTATTACCCACAGAtgatattcaaagaaaaagttgctgtgttgaagaagaaataatttcttttttagaggTGAAGTATGATAATACGTTGTTGTTCTATTTTGCTCCCCTTTCTATTCCATCATTTTGGCGGCTTTAATTtgctattgttgtttttctcccAAGAGTTTAACTTCTTTTGTCATAGTTATCGCCTTTTGTTGTTCAAGTTACTATTGTCCTCAACTGACTCATCttgattgtttatttattctttaaacTAGAAGGCTTCCCTCCTAGTGAATGAAGTACGAGCAAACAGGTGTCTCACCTTTAGAGGTACTTGCACATGAAAAAGTATTAGTATTTTCAAATTAGTGTTCAACCTGTGTGCAATTTCAACATGAAATTTGGTACTGAAACTTTGACGAGGgagtctgcttttttttcgtcatttgaTATGTTCAATACCGCACGGTCATTTCTCGGTACTGACTACTACCAGTCGTAATGAACTCATTCTGAGTTTATTAGTAGTCAGTATTAGTATATATGATGTCCGTATTAGCAGGTAGGCATCGCTGAAGATATTATTTCATCCAAATTTAACTTA is part of the Necator americanus strain Aroian chromosome V, whole genome shotgun sequence genome and encodes:
- a CDS encoding hypothetical protein (NECATOR_CHRV.G18682.T1); its protein translation is MDNIDGSEWMVVIAMLIHLLLAPGTKVEESFNVQATHDLIYHAYNLTAYDHNDFPGVVPRTFVGPIYLAIFALPMRLVLHLSNAPKFWMLFFVRFVLGMTNVMAFLNFARAVRKHFGAETATFLRIIVASQFHMLFYASRPLPNTFAFILVLTVFQRCLENRYESAVRWATTAVVLFRCELVLLFAPIFLPVILRGRLPLFGWDGALAIGIKTAAKVLAVTIPVDSLFWRRIIYPEFEVAVFNILENRSHEYGVSPFLWYFYSSLPRGLLASLPLAILGVLLDRRIQHMILSVLVFIFLYSFLPHKELRFVMYSFPVIDLSAAVFCARMYINREKSFNRRLLYFGCCLHIIANLLGTAALLYAGSRNYPGGDAITHLQWTQRVDANKPVSVYIDNACAQTGVSRFVQLYDAWEYNKTETLTPADMERFDFLMIGTYSGNLKEIVMTNYTTHHRVMFAVPAFHRFTLKKTSSFPFYYPQMIFKEKVAVLKKK
- a CDS encoding hypothetical protein (NECATOR_CHRV.G18682.T2) is translated as MVVIAMLIHLLLAPGTKVEESFNVQATHDLIYHAYNLTAYDHNDFPGVVPRTFVGPIYLAIFALPMRLVLHLSNAPKFWMLFFVRFVLGMTNVMAFLNFARAVRKHFGAETATFLRIIVASQFHMLFYASRPLPNTFAFILVLTVFQRCLENRYESAVRWATTAVVLFRCELVLLFAPIFLPVILRGRLPLFGWDGALAIGIKTAAKVLAVTIPVDSLFWRRIIYPEFEVAVFNILENRSHEYGVSPFLWYFYSSLPRGLLASLPLAILGVLLDRRIQHMILSVLVFIFLYSFLPHKELRFVMYSFPVIDLSAAVFCARMYINREKSFNRRLLYFGCCLHIIANLLGTAALLYAGSRNYPGGDAITHLQWTQRVDANKPVSVYIDNACAQTGVSRFVQLYDAWEYNKTETLTPADMERFDFLMIGTYSGNLKEIVMTNYTTHHRVMFAVPAFHRFTLKKTSSFPFYYPQMIFKEKVAVLKKK